In Dehalogenimonas etheniformans, one genomic interval encodes:
- a CDS encoding reductive dehalogenase has protein sequence MSKFHSNVSRRDFMKILGMSSVGIGGAALVAPVFHDLDEMMSSTSAIQKRPWYVKERPLMNPTVEIDWGMMNRFDRRNNAQVAHSQAVYYGRDRVLAMAAKGAAVVENLKKTQGKNYSLRFQALGNGLTPGSSASQAWEGLATPKKGITPAETGLPKWNGTPEENSKVLTAALRYFGSALNGYAELDNTWRTKLVLTYTRGSISGTNYIDSPWPPPDTASKPTVFENVDRGYATSNKQVIPNKNMWVIHVDTIESQSIIKLGQPQEWQANDSQLTRHVGLEPSMINFLKALGDYQVLDSYNHGGSTLNWGATAVLTGTGEQSRQDGYTLTPEFACNHNPGTSYTDFPLAPTNPIDAGMWKFCASCGKCAITCPSGSISSDKQPSWEIPPVNGKEDVSHNKGVKAFWSNMFTCRIWSAENTTMHGCGICHGECMFAQDSAAMVHTVIKSTIPTIGIFNSFFAKMGEQFGYGNFADSESWWDMSLPVYGIDTARVAYTSRKPF, from the coding sequence ATGTCAAAGTTCCACAGCAATGTAAGTCGTCGCGATTTTATGAAGATCCTCGGTATGAGTAGTGTCGGAATAGGAGGTGCGGCGCTGGTTGCACCGGTGTTCCACGATCTAGATGAAATGATGTCATCCACCTCCGCTATCCAGAAACGGCCCTGGTACGTTAAAGAAAGGCCGCTAATGAATCCAACGGTTGAAATCGACTGGGGCATGATGAACCGCTTCGACAGACGCAATAATGCCCAGGTTGCTCATTCCCAGGCAGTTTACTATGGCAGGGACAGGGTATTAGCCATGGCCGCCAAAGGGGCTGCGGTTGTCGAGAACCTAAAGAAAACCCAAGGGAAAAACTATTCGCTCAGGTTCCAGGCATTAGGGAATGGATTAACCCCAGGTTCGAGCGCATCCCAAGCCTGGGAAGGTCTCGCTACTCCCAAAAAAGGCATTACCCCTGCTGAGACTGGGCTCCCCAAATGGAATGGCACCCCTGAGGAAAACAGCAAGGTTCTTACAGCTGCGCTAAGGTATTTCGGCTCTGCGCTAAATGGTTATGCAGAGCTCGATAATACTTGGCGAACAAAATTGGTGCTTACTTACACACGCGGTTCAATAAGTGGGACTAACTATATCGATTCCCCCTGGCCACCTCCGGACACCGCTTCTAAACCGACAGTATTCGAGAATGTCGATCGAGGTTATGCGACTTCAAACAAACAGGTCATCCCGAACAAAAATATGTGGGTTATCCATGTTGACACCATCGAATCTCAGTCGATCATAAAACTTGGTCAGCCGCAAGAGTGGCAGGCTAATGACTCACAATTAACACGGCACGTCGGTCTTGAACCATCCATGATCAACTTCCTTAAGGCGCTTGGCGATTATCAAGTGCTCGATTCGTACAACCACGGAGGTTCTACACTGAACTGGGGTGCCACCGCCGTCCTCACGGGGACCGGCGAACAGTCCAGGCAGGATGGTTACACGTTGACTCCCGAGTTTGCCTGCAATCATAATCCAGGTACCAGCTACACCGACTTCCCCCTTGCCCCGACTAATCCCATCGATGCCGGCATGTGGAAGTTCTGCGCCTCATGCGGCAAGTGCGCAATTACTTGCCCATCGGGATCTATCTCCTCAGACAAACAACCTTCATGGGAGATACCTCCCGTCAATGGCAAGGAGGATGTATCTCACAATAAAGGTGTCAAAGCCTTTTGGTCCAACATGTTCACGTGCCGTATCTGGTCGGCTGAAAATACTACCATGCATGGCTGTGGCATCTGTCACGGCGAATGCATGTTTGCCCAGGACTCAGCGGCCATGGTGCATACCGTAATCAAATCAACCATTCCTACCATCGGTATCTTCAACAGTTTCTTCGCCAAAATGGGTGAGCAGTTTGGTTATGGTAATTTCGCGGATTCTGAATCATGGTGGGATATGTCGTTGCCAGTTTACGGTATCGACACGGCGAGAGTGGCGTATACCAGTCGCAAACCTTTCTAA